One stretch of Enterobacter sp. RHBSTW-00994 DNA includes these proteins:
- a CDS encoding DeoR/GlpR family DNA-binding transcription regulator — translation MLTSQRKQLILEKLEAEGQVLSGALSIQFDVSEDTIRRDLRELATEGRLQRVHGGALPASSATAPFSERKSLKIEAKKSVAQRGAQLISSGQVVIIDGGTTTSELITFLPRHLAITVITHSPGIALGLVDHPSIEVILIGGRLYKHSIVTVGAAAIEGINTVHADLFFMGVTGIHPEAGLTTGDYEEACIKRAFSGRAAETIVLASPEKINTASSFVIGDVSLVNTVVVENGTDADWINAVSEKGVSVIMTADHDNESR, via the coding sequence ATGCTTACCAGTCAGCGCAAGCAGTTAATCCTTGAAAAACTTGAAGCCGAAGGCCAGGTTCTTTCCGGCGCACTCAGTATCCAGTTTGACGTTTCCGAAGATACCATTCGTCGCGATTTACGCGAGCTGGCAACCGAAGGGCGTTTGCAGCGCGTGCATGGCGGTGCATTACCCGCCTCATCCGCTACCGCCCCCTTTTCTGAGCGCAAATCACTGAAAATAGAGGCTAAAAAAAGCGTGGCTCAGAGAGGGGCACAGCTGATCTCATCAGGTCAGGTCGTGATTATTGACGGCGGAACAACCACTTCAGAACTGATCACATTTTTACCACGCCACCTCGCCATTACCGTCATCACTCACAGTCCCGGCATCGCGCTGGGCCTGGTCGATCATCCCTCCATTGAGGTTATTTTAATTGGCGGTCGTCTGTATAAACATTCGATTGTGACGGTAGGTGCGGCGGCCATCGAAGGGATCAACACCGTCCATGCCGACCTGTTTTTCATGGGGGTTACCGGTATTCATCCTGAGGCGGGGCTTACCACTGGCGATTATGAAGAAGCGTGCATCAAACGTGCATTTTCCGGCAGAGCTGCAGAAACCATCGTGCTGGCCTCTCCAGAGAAAATTAACACAGCATCGTCATTTGTGATTGGTGACGTGTCGTTGGTTAATACCGTTGTCGTAGAAAATGGTACAGATGCTGACTGGATCAACGCGGTCAGCGAGAAGGGCGTTTCGGTTATCATGACCGCCGATCATGATAATGAATCACGTTGA
- a CDS encoding VF530 family protein, with product MTAHISKDPLHGVTLEMQVNALVARYGWSELGKLISINCFKNDPSVKSSLKFLRRTPWARAEVEALYLDSLSDDATEEPDVLAFNPWANSRITKS from the coding sequence ATGACTGCACACATTTCTAAAGATCCTTTGCACGGCGTAACGCTTGAGATGCAAGTCAACGCGCTGGTTGCACGATATGGCTGGAGTGAGCTGGGCAAACTGATCAGTATCAACTGTTTTAAGAACGATCCAAGTGTCAAATCGAGTTTGAAATTTCTGCGTCGCACCCCATGGGCGCGTGCAGAAGTTGAAGCACTGTATCTTGATTCTCTCAGTGATGATGCCACCGAAGAACCGGATGTTCTCGCCTTTAACCCTTGGGCAAATAGTCGGATTACTAAGAGCTAA
- a CDS encoding glycoside hydrolase family 10 protein, with product MSLHVKRTGALIGCALLLVSCSSKPPKSLITPRPPAEKPTQQANEPMRGIWLATVSRLDWPPVTSINASSAETRIRQQKQALQDKLDRLKSLGINTVFFQVKPDGTALWSSKILPWSDMLTGNIGEYPGYDPLQFMLDEAHKRGMKVHAWLNPYRVSVNTKPSTIAELNRTSSQLPSSVFVQHPDWIRTAGDRFVLDPGIPAVRDWITQVVTEVVAQYAIDGVQFDDYFYAETPGSALNDSLTYKQYGQGFVSKADWRRHNTQQLIEQVSRAIKQQKPQVEFGVSPAGVWRNLSFDPAGSDTRGAAAYDESYADTRRWVQQGLLDYIAPQIYWPFSRSAARYDVLAKWWADVVKPTHTRLYIGVALYKVGEPSKNEPDWTVNGGVPELKKQLDLNDSLPSISGTILFREDYLNQPQTQDAVSYLKSRWGS from the coding sequence ATGTCGCTACACGTAAAACGGACAGGTGCGCTTATTGGCTGCGCACTTTTACTTGTTAGTTGCTCCTCAAAACCACCCAAATCCCTTATCACTCCGCGTCCTCCAGCGGAGAAACCAACCCAACAGGCAAACGAGCCGATGCGTGGCATCTGGCTGGCAACGGTTTCCCGCCTGGATTGGCCGCCGGTGACCTCAATCAATGCCAGTAGCGCTGAAACACGAATTCGCCAGCAGAAACAGGCCCTGCAAGACAAGCTGGACAGGCTCAAAAGCCTGGGCATTAATACCGTGTTTTTCCAGGTCAAACCCGATGGCACGGCACTGTGGTCATCCAAAATACTGCCCTGGTCCGATATGTTAACGGGCAACATAGGTGAATATCCGGGTTATGACCCGCTGCAGTTTATGCTGGATGAAGCGCATAAACGCGGAATGAAAGTCCACGCCTGGCTGAATCCATATCGGGTTTCTGTAAACACGAAACCCTCCACCATTGCAGAGCTTAACCGGACGTCATCGCAACTCCCTTCCAGCGTATTTGTGCAACATCCTGACTGGATACGCACCGCTGGCGATCGTTTTGTTCTCGACCCTGGAATTCCGGCGGTACGCGACTGGATCACACAGGTTGTGACAGAAGTGGTGGCGCAATATGCGATTGATGGCGTGCAGTTTGATGATTACTTCTATGCCGAAACGCCGGGTTCAGCCCTGAATGACAGCCTGACATATAAACAGTACGGACAGGGATTTGTATCGAAAGCAGACTGGCGGCGGCATAACACCCAGCAGTTAATCGAGCAGGTTTCACGGGCCATCAAGCAGCAAAAACCACAGGTCGAGTTTGGTGTCAGCCCGGCAGGCGTATGGCGTAACCTCTCCTTCGACCCGGCCGGCTCTGACACACGCGGCGCAGCAGCATACGATGAATCCTATGCTGACACCCGTCGTTGGGTACAACAAGGATTGTTGGATTACATCGCCCCGCAGATCTACTGGCCTTTCTCCCGCAGTGCGGCCCGGTATGACGTGCTGGCAAAATGGTGGGCTGATGTGGTGAAACCAACACATACACGCCTCTACATCGGCGTGGCATTGTACAAAGTGGGTGAGCCATCGAAAAACGAGCCTGACTGGACGGTCAATGGCGGCGTACCGGAGCTGAAAAAACAGCTCGATTTAAACGATTCGCTGCCCAGCATTAGCGGCACGATCCTGTTCCGCGAGGATTACCTCAATCAGCCTCAGACGCAGGATGCGGTCAGTTATCTCAAAAGTCGCTGGGGAAGTTAA
- the hipB gene encoding type II toxin-antitoxin system antitoxin HipB, with protein sequence MKPPMIYSPVQLANTMKLIRQKNNWTQSELAKKIGIKQATISNFENSPDNTTLTTFFKILQSLEMKMALYESDEMSTQSEKDEQQDLDW encoded by the coding sequence ATGAAACCACCGATGATTTATAGCCCGGTTCAACTGGCAAACACGATGAAGCTGATTCGTCAAAAAAATAACTGGACTCAAAGCGAGTTGGCGAAAAAAATCGGGATCAAGCAAGCCACGATATCGAACTTTGAAAACTCGCCCGACAACACAACGCTGACCACTTTTTTTAAGATTTTACAGTCACTTGAAATGAAAATGGCGTTGTACGAAAGTGACGAGATGTCAACGCAATCTGAAAAAGATGAACAACAGGATCTGGACTGGTAA
- the dsbG gene encoding thiol:disulfide interchange protein DsbG: MKNILLASVLMIPGLAMAAEAVPDAVKRFSEQQGIKIIKKINAPGGAPTWLGQYQDMGVTIFLLPDGKHVVSGYLYDEKGKNLSEDYFKKEIYVPLGREMWKQLNATHPLKEGADTAPRKVFVFADPFCPYCKTFWSEAQPWVKAGKVQLNTLLVAFLNPNSGRNATAILNAKDPVSAWREYELSGGKTLPQGETNASRSTFTLLQQHQKLMDELGANATPAIYYMNNQNELQQVVGMPDEKQLQEMFGPKP, encoded by the coding sequence ATGAAGAATATATTGTTAGCGTCTGTGCTGATGATACCCGGACTGGCAATGGCGGCAGAGGCCGTTCCTGACGCGGTGAAGCGTTTCAGTGAACAGCAAGGGATTAAGATCATCAAAAAAATCAATGCTCCCGGCGGAGCGCCAACCTGGCTTGGTCAGTATCAGGACATGGGCGTTACCATTTTTCTGCTGCCAGACGGAAAGCATGTGGTTTCAGGCTATCTTTATGATGAAAAAGGTAAAAACCTCAGCGAGGACTATTTTAAAAAAGAGATCTACGTGCCTCTTGGCAGAGAGATGTGGAAGCAATTGAATGCAACACATCCCCTGAAAGAAGGGGCGGATACCGCACCGCGTAAAGTGTTTGTTTTTGCCGATCCATTTTGCCCTTATTGCAAAACCTTTTGGTCTGAGGCTCAACCGTGGGTGAAGGCAGGTAAAGTCCAGTTAAACACGCTTCTGGTGGCGTTTCTGAACCCCAACAGTGGACGCAATGCCACGGCAATATTGAACGCGAAAGATCCGGTAAGCGCCTGGCGAGAATACGAGCTTTCTGGCGGGAAAACATTGCCTCAGGGTGAGACAAACGCCTCCCGGTCGACCTTTACACTTCTGCAGCAGCACCAGAAGTTAATGGACGAACTGGGGGCGAATGCCACCCCGGCCATTTATTATATGAATAACCAAAACGAACTTCAGCAGGTCGTTGGAATGCCTGACGAAAAGCAATTGCAGGAGATGTTTGGTCCGAAACCATAA
- a CDS encoding type II toxin-antitoxin system HipA family toxin, which translates to MPKLVTWMNNERVGELTKLPNGAHTFKYEKEWLFNRHARPLSLSLPLQVGNITSDAVFNFFDNLLPDSPIVRDRIVKRYHARSKQPFDLLSEVGRDSVGAVTLLPPDETVSTQEMTWETLSEKKLERVLSAYQSDIPLGMIAEEDNFRISVAGAQEKTALLRSDEGWCIPTGITPTTHIIKLPIGEIKQPNATLDLSDSVDNEYFCLSLAKALGFDVPNVEIIKAGAIRALAVERFDRRWNTTHSMLLRLPQEDMCQTFGLPSSVKYESDGGPGISHIMTFLLGSSEALKDRHNFMKFQVFQWLLGATDGHAKNFSVFIQAGGSYKLTPFYDIISAFPVLGGAGMHISDLKLAMSLSASKGRKTAIDKIYPRHFLATAKALKFPEQQMQEIMQTLAEHIPLALDTVISSLPNDFSTKVVTSIRSNVLRLHARLCK; encoded by the coding sequence ATGCCTAAATTAGTGACGTGGATGAACAACGAACGGGTAGGCGAGCTGACCAAGTTGCCGAATGGGGCGCATACCTTTAAGTATGAAAAAGAGTGGCTGTTCAATCGCCATGCCAGGCCGTTGTCCTTATCATTGCCGTTACAGGTTGGCAATATCACCTCTGATGCTGTGTTTAATTTCTTTGATAACCTGCTGCCTGATAGCCCGATTGTTCGGGATCGTATCGTAAAGCGCTATCATGCCCGTTCTAAGCAACCCTTTGATTTATTGTCAGAAGTAGGGCGAGACAGTGTTGGTGCAGTGACATTATTGCCCCCTGATGAAACGGTAAGCACCCAGGAAATGACCTGGGAAACCTTGAGTGAGAAGAAACTTGAGCGTGTCCTGTCGGCATACCAATCTGATATTCCTCTCGGCATGATCGCTGAGGAGGATAACTTTCGTATTTCTGTTGCCGGAGCTCAGGAAAAAACAGCGCTTCTCAGGTCAGACGAAGGCTGGTGTATACCCACAGGAATTACACCGACAACGCACATTATCAAACTGCCTATCGGGGAAATTAAGCAGCCAAATGCAACACTGGATCTTAGTGATAGTGTTGATAATGAATACTTTTGCCTGTCGCTGGCCAAGGCGCTGGGTTTTGATGTCCCAAATGTGGAGATAATCAAGGCCGGTGCAATTCGGGCACTTGCCGTCGAACGTTTTGACAGGCGATGGAACACAACCCATTCAATGTTACTTCGGCTACCGCAAGAGGATATGTGCCAGACATTCGGACTTCCGTCATCAGTGAAATATGAGTCGGATGGTGGGCCGGGGATTTCTCATATCATGACGTTTTTACTCGGTTCCAGCGAAGCGCTTAAAGATCGCCACAATTTTATGAAATTCCAGGTGTTCCAGTGGTTACTTGGTGCTACAGACGGACATGCGAAGAATTTTTCTGTTTTTATTCAGGCTGGAGGGAGTTACAAGCTAACGCCATTTTATGACATCATTTCGGCGTTTCCCGTACTTGGCGGAGCTGGAATGCACATCAGCGATCTAAAACTGGCGATGAGTCTTAGCGCATCAAAAGGCCGAAAAACGGCTATCGACAAAATCTATCCGCGACATTTTTTGGCAACGGCAAAAGCACTGAAATTTCCTGAGCAGCAGATGCAGGAGATCATGCAGACGCTGGCTGAACATATTCCTCTGGCACTTGATACAGTCATCAGTTCGTTGCCCAACGATTTCTCAACGAAAGTGGTCACGTCAATCCGCTCAAATGTTCTGAGACTGCATGCTCGTCTGTGTAAGTAA
- a CDS encoding LysR family transcriptional regulator, which translates to MNIYELMRIFIEIVEAGSFSQAAENLQIHRPAVTKALQQLEQHCGVRLLHRTTRRINLTPEGEEFYRNSKPLLEQTDDLLGSFSTDRALCGQLRVDMPVAIASLLVVPNLPDFYRSYPGVEIILSSSDRRRDMLRDGLDCVLRVGALEDGDYVARKMMNVRLVTCASPAYLAEYGTPETLDDLQHHQGVNWFNISSRQIMPWVFQSSSGIEEIHLPGKLVLDNSEVYVSAGLAGLGLLQGMDFFLRPHIATGRLVEVLPNNPVPARTLSVLYPHRHISPKVRVFTQWLETLLKVLC; encoded by the coding sequence ATCAATATCTATGAGTTAATGCGGATCTTTATTGAGATCGTTGAAGCCGGCAGTTTTTCCCAGGCAGCGGAAAATCTGCAGATCCATCGGCCAGCCGTGACAAAAGCCTTGCAACAACTGGAACAGCATTGTGGCGTTCGCTTATTACACAGGACGACGCGGCGTATTAATCTGACGCCTGAAGGCGAGGAGTTCTACCGCAACAGCAAGCCTTTGCTGGAACAAACGGATGATTTACTGGGATCATTTTCCACAGACAGAGCATTATGTGGCCAGCTACGGGTGGACATGCCGGTAGCTATCGCATCTTTACTGGTTGTTCCCAATTTACCGGATTTCTATCGGTCGTATCCGGGGGTAGAGATTATCCTCAGCAGTTCCGATCGCCGCAGAGATATGCTGCGCGATGGTCTGGACTGTGTCTTGCGTGTCGGAGCGCTGGAAGACGGTGATTATGTTGCGAGGAAAATGATGAACGTCAGACTGGTGACCTGCGCCAGCCCGGCATATCTGGCGGAGTACGGTACACCTGAAACGCTGGATGACTTGCAGCATCACCAGGGAGTTAACTGGTTCAACATCAGCAGCCGTCAAATTATGCCGTGGGTATTTCAGTCCTCATCAGGCATCGAAGAGATTCATCTTCCTGGCAAGCTGGTGCTGGATAATTCAGAAGTTTATGTATCAGCGGGTCTGGCGGGGCTAGGGTTATTACAGGGCATGGATTTCTTTTTACGACCACACATCGCAACCGGACGTCTGGTGGAGGTCTTGCCGAACAATCCTGTTCCAGCCAGGACATTATCCGTACTGTATCCACATCGCCATATCTCACCGAAGGTTCGCGTGTTTACGCAATGGCTGGAGACGTTGCTCAAGGTTTTATGCTGA
- a CDS encoding serine hydrolase domain-containing protein → MKINAPFSLLPVVILTGCSTSTLSQMEIPEQNNTPIVVGYYGRGIDPMIQQYMQDKQVTGLIVAIIQHNGAAEFHSYGITDDKHRYAITPDTLFALGSLSKGVTAEITTMLVNEGKFRWTDTLETLLPESTTLSPDAKKITLLQLVTHTSGLPRQPMDLLTLEHLVGYFSTGENFYTQLDSDNVLTYLSDFTAPEPRVPQYSNLGYAILGYILRQHTGESIESLAQRTLFTPLMMQNSSYTPMQLRRYSYRALGHAGDQPKLISRGELTPDWVFQQNMAGAASLYSSARDLAIYARAHFSTTRSPELDRAFRDVTQTYFYRQKEAANIAWVSDSSPDRKITYQVGYIGGYSSYIGFDQKNQNAVIVLQNSFNWSNYLGQTILMHLPPKD, encoded by the coding sequence ATGAAAATTAACGCGCCGTTTTCTCTCCTTCCTGTTGTGATACTGACGGGGTGTAGCACCAGTACACTTTCACAAATGGAAATTCCGGAGCAAAACAATACCCCCATTGTGGTGGGGTACTATGGCCGTGGCATTGACCCGATGATCCAGCAATATATGCAGGACAAACAGGTGACAGGTCTTATCGTGGCCATTATTCAGCATAATGGGGCGGCTGAATTTCATTCCTACGGTATTACTGACGATAAACATCGTTATGCCATTACTCCTGATACTCTGTTCGCGCTAGGTTCGCTGAGTAAAGGCGTGACGGCTGAAATCACGACGATGCTGGTTAACGAGGGAAAATTCCGCTGGACGGATACGCTGGAAACGTTGTTGCCAGAATCGACAACACTCAGCCCGGATGCGAAGAAGATAACGTTACTGCAGTTGGTAACTCATACCTCTGGGTTACCTCGTCAGCCAATGGACTTGCTGACGCTGGAACATCTGGTCGGTTATTTCAGTACCGGCGAGAATTTTTACACCCAACTGGACAGCGATAATGTGCTGACTTACCTCAGTGACTTTACCGCCCCTGAACCCCGTGTCCCACAATATTCTAATCTCGGCTATGCCATCCTGGGTTATATTCTGCGACAACACACGGGCGAGTCCATCGAAAGCCTGGCTCAGCGCACGTTGTTTACACCTTTAATGATGCAAAACAGCAGCTATACCCCAATGCAGCTCAGGCGTTATTCTTATCGCGCGCTGGGCCATGCAGGCGATCAACCTAAGTTGATATCGCGCGGTGAACTGACGCCTGACTGGGTATTCCAGCAGAATATGGCGGGCGCGGCAAGCTTATACAGCAGCGCGCGAGATCTTGCGATATATGCCCGGGCGCATTTTTCCACCACAAGATCCCCAGAGCTTGATCGCGCGTTTAGGGATGTTACCCAAACCTATTTCTATCGCCAGAAAGAGGCCGCCAATATTGCGTGGGTAAGCGACTCATCTCCGGATCGCAAAATTACCTATCAGGTGGGCTATATTGGCGGATATTCCAGTTACATTGGCTTTGACCAAAAAAACCAAAATGCGGTAATCGTTCTACAAAATAGCTTTAACTGGAGTAATTATCTGGGCCAAACGATCCTGATGCATTTACCGCCGAAAGATTAA
- a CDS encoding nitronate monooxygenase produces MLNHTVRTILGIEKNVIQGPLSWLTDARLVAAVSNAGGLGVLGPNAGLTAETAVSTPEETAEKMREEIRKTKKLTEKPFGVNLIPAVENDIWTAPIVQVIKEEGVQAVVYTGYGKGTILPALFDELKDSGIKIIYRDINPTPENTRQAEAAGADIIVATGFDEGGTLPGTALGTFSIVPLIADAVKNIPVLAAGGITDPRTARAAHALGAQGVFAGSVFISTIESRVPQSVKDKIIAANGLDMRLFRTIPDYYRSLPGKLAETLVSMDKSGASNEELAKVMGGVSGLRIGMLEGNTDEGYISLGTGIGSIHQIKSVADVVNELNV; encoded by the coding sequence ATGCTAAATCACACTGTCCGCACGATCCTCGGTATAGAAAAAAACGTTATTCAGGGGCCGCTTTCATGGTTAACCGATGCTCGCCTGGTGGCAGCCGTCAGTAATGCCGGTGGGCTGGGTGTTCTGGGCCCCAATGCTGGGTTAACGGCCGAAACGGCGGTTTCAACGCCGGAAGAGACCGCTGAAAAAATGCGGGAAGAAATACGCAAAACTAAAAAACTCACCGAGAAACCTTTCGGCGTCAACCTGATCCCGGCGGTTGAAAATGATATCTGGACAGCACCAATCGTGCAGGTAATAAAAGAAGAAGGCGTACAGGCCGTGGTGTATACCGGTTATGGTAAAGGTACGATACTCCCTGCCCTGTTTGATGAACTGAAAGATTCGGGCATTAAGATCATCTACCGGGATATTAATCCGACGCCAGAGAATACCCGTCAGGCGGAAGCCGCAGGCGCAGATATTATTGTCGCTACCGGATTTGATGAAGGCGGCACATTGCCGGGTACAGCATTAGGTACATTCTCGATTGTTCCGCTGATTGCTGACGCCGTAAAAAATATCCCCGTTCTGGCTGCTGGCGGTATTACCGATCCTCGCACCGCCAGAGCAGCGCATGCACTCGGCGCTCAGGGGGTATTTGCCGGTTCGGTGTTTATCAGTACGATAGAAAGCCGCGTTCCGCAATCTGTGAAAGATAAAATCATTGCCGCAAATGGGCTGGATATGCGACTTTTCCGCACAATACCTGACTATTATCGTTCACTTCCGGGTAAGCTGGCCGAAACACTGGTGTCGATGGACAAGTCCGGGGCCAGTAATGAGGAGCTGGCAAAAGTCATGGGTGGAGTAAGTGGCCTGCGTATCGGTATGCTTGAAGGTAATACTGATGAAGGATATATCTCTCTTGGGACCGGCATTGGCAGTATTCATCAGATAAAAAGTGTTGCTGATGTGGTAAATGAGCTTAACGTTTAA
- a CDS encoding aldo/keto reductase — MHTVKLNNGVEMPLLGFGVFQMTDTAECERAVIEAVETGYRLIDTAASYLNETQVGNALKQSGIARNELFVTTKLWLQDTCYEGAKAQFERSLNRLQMDYVDMYLIHQPYGDVHGAWRAMEELHQAGKIRAIGVSNFHPDRLADLMAYNHVIPAVNQIEVNPFNQQLHAASWMKSRGIQPEAWAPFAEGKNALFQHPVLTAIGQQYGKSVGQVILRWLYQRGIVSLAKSVRKARMQENINILDFELSQDDILNITAIDTATSAFFSHRDPAMVEWLTGRKLDV, encoded by the coding sequence ATGCACACAGTAAAACTGAACAACGGTGTAGAAATGCCCCTGCTGGGCTTTGGTGTTTTTCAAATGACAGACACCGCAGAATGCGAGCGTGCGGTTATCGAGGCGGTCGAAACGGGCTATCGCCTGATTGATACGGCAGCCTCCTATCTGAATGAAACTCAGGTTGGGAACGCGCTGAAACAAAGTGGTATTGCGCGTAATGAATTGTTTGTCACCACCAAACTCTGGTTACAGGACACCTGTTACGAAGGGGCAAAGGCGCAATTTGAGCGTTCGCTGAACCGCCTGCAGATGGATTATGTTGACATGTATCTGATTCATCAGCCTTATGGCGATGTCCATGGCGCATGGCGGGCCATGGAAGAATTACACCAGGCTGGTAAAATTCGGGCCATTGGTGTCAGTAATTTTCATCCAGACAGGCTCGCCGATCTCATGGCATATAACCATGTGATACCAGCGGTCAACCAGATCGAAGTCAATCCGTTTAACCAGCAGTTACATGCTGCGTCCTGGATGAAGAGCCGTGGCATTCAACCTGAAGCGTGGGCTCCTTTTGCCGAAGGGAAAAATGCCCTCTTCCAGCACCCGGTATTAACCGCCATCGGCCAACAATATGGTAAAAGCGTCGGACAGGTCATTCTGCGCTGGCTCTACCAGCGCGGCATTGTATCCCTGGCAAAATCGGTACGCAAAGCGCGGATGCAAGAGAATATCAACATCCTCGACTTTGAGCTTAGCCAGGATGACATACTCAACATCACAGCCATTGATACGGCGACCAGCGCATTTTTCTCTCACCGCGATCCGGCCATGGTGGAATGGTTGACCGGTCGTAAACTCGACGTCTAA
- a CDS encoding methyl-accepting chemotaxis protein, whose product MNRLAQTTVLTKLLIGFSILIAMMLLLGGVSIYQLNSSKHHIDEFLKTRMPDIRYSLEMRGVLSEMRLQQIQYISSPTPEEREKHRGELLQNQAIFLNAQQQYAKTSADAPREMRDLFATVVDNFKNFVDVNAKVIEAVNNGNTEEASKISGAVSSKYRTQLMKDLATLVDMEVANGESAGEESQSGYIQALYLLSGLLLLALIATGVIALLISRNLSRQLGGEPAYAVSIMKEIAAGNLAAEVAIRERDTQSLLATVKFMNAKLAEIMNGITHGSESISLAANEIAQGNSDLSQRTEEQAASLVQTSANMQQITENVKSNAENAHKASELARLTSQTAVKGGKEVHDMLSRMQEISDSSQKIVDIISVIEGIAFQTNILALNAAVEAARAGEQGKGFAVVAGEVRNLAQKSADAAKQIKSLIEGTVEKITDGSRFADTASRAMKEIVTSVNQVTDIVADISTASTEQHQGIKEISVAIEQMDQVTQQNAALVEQAAVAAQSMTEQSEILRDSVRFFQLSAQAAR is encoded by the coding sequence ATGAACAGACTTGCACAAACCACCGTCCTGACCAAATTGCTGATCGGCTTCTCCATCCTCATCGCCATGATGTTGCTGTTAGGCGGTGTTTCCATCTACCAACTCAATAGCAGCAAACACCATATTGATGAATTTCTGAAAACCCGCATGCCAGACATTCGCTACTCACTTGAAATGCGTGGTGTTTTGTCCGAAATGCGTCTGCAACAGATCCAGTATATTTCTTCGCCAACGCCAGAGGAACGTGAAAAACACCGTGGGGAACTGTTGCAAAACCAGGCCATTTTTCTCAATGCACAGCAGCAATATGCGAAAACGTCTGCAGATGCGCCCAGGGAGATGCGTGACCTTTTTGCAACCGTTGTCGACAACTTTAAAAACTTTGTGGATGTGAATGCCAAAGTGATTGAAGCCGTAAACAACGGAAATACCGAAGAAGCTTCCAAAATTAGCGGTGCAGTATCGTCTAAATACCGTACGCAATTGATGAAAGATCTGGCCACGCTGGTGGACATGGAGGTGGCCAATGGTGAGAGTGCAGGGGAAGAGTCACAGTCTGGTTATATTCAGGCGTTATACCTGTTAAGCGGTTTGTTGCTGTTGGCACTGATTGCCACCGGCGTTATTGCCCTGCTTATTTCCCGCAACCTTTCACGCCAACTGGGCGGAGAACCCGCCTATGCGGTATCGATCATGAAAGAGATTGCTGCCGGTAATCTGGCCGCAGAGGTGGCTATTCGTGAGCGCGATACCCAAAGCCTGCTGGCAACCGTCAAGTTTATGAACGCGAAACTGGCGGAGATCATGAACGGCATTACCCACGGCAGTGAATCCATTTCGCTGGCAGCCAACGAGATTGCACAGGGTAACAGCGACTTGTCTCAACGCACCGAAGAACAAGCGGCATCATTAGTGCAAACCTCAGCGAACATGCAGCAGATTACGGAGAACGTAAAAAGCAATGCTGAAAACGCGCATAAAGCGAGTGAACTGGCGCGTTTGACCTCACAAACCGCGGTGAAGGGCGGGAAAGAAGTCCACGACATGCTTTCGCGGATGCAGGAGATTTCCGATAGCTCGCAGAAAATCGTCGATATTATTTCGGTGATTGAGGGGATTGCCTTCCAGACCAACATTCTGGCGCTTAATGCCGCTGTTGAGGCAGCTCGCGCCGGAGAGCAGGGTAAAGGTTTCGCGGTTGTGGCTGGTGAAGTCCGTAATCTGGCACAAAAAAGTGCCGATGCCGCCAAACAGATCAAATCGCTTATTGAAGGCACGGTTGAGAAAATTACTGATGGCTCGCGTTTTGCTGATACTGCCAGTCGGGCAATGAAAGAGATCGTCACCTCGGTTAATCAGGTTACGGACATTGTGGCGGATATTTCAACCGCTTCGACGGAACAGCATCAGGGGATCAAAGAGATCAGTGTCGCAATCGAGCAGATGGACCAGGTGACTCAACAGAACGCCGCATTAGTGGAGCAAGCCGCCGTCGCGGCACAGTCCATGACGGAACAAAGCGAAATACTGCGTGATTCAGTGCGCTTCTTCCAGTTGAGTGCGCAAGCAGCACGTTAA